TGCTTCTAAAAATATGTGTCCAATCTAGGACATGTAATCCAGtttcaagctaaaaaaaaaattaaaactaaagatGGAAAGATCAAAGGACTAATAGTCTTGCTTCAAATCCCACTTGAGACGGTCTTCCTCTGCTtaaattaattgaatttttaaaatatttatattacaaaatcAGTAATGAAAATCACTACCTTCTCCCCCCAGGGGTTGCTAAGAGACTGAGGCAAGGTCATGTAGGCGAAAGCTCCTGGCAAAATTAGAGAGGAGCCATAAATATTattgcttcctctcttccccagatGCTGAGGGGAGGGACAAGAAAAAAGATTTCAGTGCGAGGCTGGCCTTTTGACAGCTTCTCCCAGTGAATTGAGCAATGACTGTGTTTGCATAAGATAGTGAATACTGCAGGGAAGAGGGCTTGAGCTCCCTCCAGTGGCCAGGACTGGGTATGGCATCATCTAGAAAAGCGGCTAGGGTGGCCTGCACCTGTTCATGCTTGTCTTACCCTCTTTGGAGAGGCAGCATACACATTTCCCTTACTGACTGACCTCTTCATGGGCCTCTATCAGCTTACTCATAGTTTCTCTCTTTTCACGAATTTCTGGTCATTCCTGATTAATGAGAAATGTGCAAAAGGTATGTAtgcactggggaggtagctcaTAACTAGAGCATTTATTGACTATGCTCAAGGTCCTTCATTTGATCCCCCAGCAACTGTGAaataaagccaaaacaaaactcTAAGGCTAAACTGAGCACAGTACTCTAGGGCTTTcatagaaggaaggagagatctAGTCGAGGTATGATGCAGACCACTGAACAATGGCGATGTTATTTGCTATGATCTGTTAGGCCTATAGGTATTTTAGGACTGGAAGGAATGGTCCAACAAGGCTTTCATTTTCTATGCTCTATGATAATGCAGTGAAGTGATTTAACAGGTCCCAACAGCAGGGCAGTGCACATGCGCGGAGCCTGACTGGCAACAAAAGGGAGCCAGAGGCCGGTCTTTCCCTGACATACGTTTTGTTGTGGATGTCAATGGCACAGAGGCAGCGAATCACTGATGAGAGCAGGGTCCAGATCCCAAAGGTCCGGGCTTGGAGGCCATTCACTGTGTAGTGAAAAACAAGAGTGTGAGAACCTCGGGAGGGCTGAGGTGAGCTTTGTCCTAAACTAGTCTGCTTCCCTGGTGAGTCACAGAAGGGAGCCCAGCCTGACCTCCCCGTGAGGGGGCCCCCGGGGAATGGAATGGAAGGAATTCTGAGTGCCGCTCAATCCtcttcagatgcctacagttgaaAGGGAGTGCCGAAGAGATGGTCCGAACACACAAGATGCCTAGCAGGACCAAGAGCCTTTGTGGACCGCTAGGGGAGACCAGACGCATGTGTTCAAGACATGGGCTTTCAGAGGGCTAACATCTGTTCTGTGCTCTGTGGGGACAATGCTGGAAAAAGTACTAGTTCTCTGGGGTTCCCTGGGGCCTCTGTTCTTGGTGGCTTCATTGTGGTGCTGTAGTAAATATCTTGCCTTGAAAATCTGAGTCACCTTTCCCCCTCACAGTAGCTCTTGACCCTGAGCTCTTTCTCATCACCTGAGTTTTAGAAAATTCCCAAGCTCTGGACACCAGGTCAGTCACATTGGATTCTCTAGAGATGAGTCCTGGCATGAGTATTTTCTAGAAACACCCTGCTTGGGTGACTTCAATGTAGAGCCAGTGAACTGAGGCACCCTGTGGATTCCAAATATTCCAACTGTTAAAGCACAGCTAGTTCTTTTGCTGATCTCTCTCtcatagagttaaaaaaaattctggaagtAGTTCAGTTGTTAAGCACCTGCCTAGCAAGCAAGATAAGCcatcctgggtttgattcccagtactgggggggtggggtggggaggaagataTCAATGGACAAAGCTGACAACCAAAAAGTTTATTAATATTCACTTGggctttaaaaattctttagcCTTTGGAAACGCAGACAACTCTGCTAATTCACACCAAAGAGCTTTTAGATGGTTgaggaaatatttgaaatgtcAGCCTTTTGGCCATCCAGTCTTTAGAAATCAAGTTGATGGCTCTTCTAATGAAGGTTGAAGAAATCTCTTTAGTGTGAGATACTCAAGACCTGACAACGATCAAGGGACAGTTTACATTTCTAGGCCATCTAGAGCACTGTTctgccaacacacacagacacacagacacacagacacacagacacacacacacacactccctcctccccctctctatCTGGGCAGGAAGATGCCCACTACACTTCCAGATAATTTCCAAAATCCTATGCAACTATACAAGTTCcataatatctctctctctctctctctctctctctctctctctctctctctctctctctctcacacacacacacacacacacacaagcatgcacacacgcgcacacatacacactccctctctctctttctctgggcagGAAGACGCCCACTACACTTCCAGATAATTTCTAAAATCCTGTGCAAACTATACAAGTTCCACGATCACCTGTGAGCAGCAACTGAGgctaaaaaaatcaacaatatcCTTCCTGCTGGCCTTTCCGGGTTCTTGACTCCCACTCTATTTGAACTTTGTTCAAAATAAGCCTCAGCCTACTTAACTTCATTTCCACCTAGATGTTGCAGAAAACGAGTAGGTCAGAGCCGGATCTGGGTTAGCTATAAATGTGACAGCGCTGTCAGCTGCTGTCAATCAGTGCTGTCGCTCCAAGTAACCCCGTGTCAAGGGGGTCAGTGCAGCTGTAGAGTACAGATATGCAGTGGAGAGCTTCGGGAGTTGGGAAAGGCCGCTGTGAGCCAGAAGTTTTACTTGGAGAGAGAAATTTGGAGCGATTTGGAGTATTCACTCAGGGACCACAGCTCAGTTCAGGAAGATCTTGGGTGGGGAACTGTCTACCTGTTACATAGACTATGAACCATGTGTGCCATGCCCTGATTTCCGATGAGGGCACTGAGATTCCGTAAGACACCCCTTTATGGCTTTCCAGAAGCGGCCCAGAGTCAACATGGCATCCTATTTCCTTGCTtgtctttatgtgtgtgcttctgaACACATCAATTGTCCAGGGCAGCGGCAAATGAATGGAGAGGTATCCAGAGATAACTGGGAAAAGAGGGCCCAGTGCTTCCCACACATTCTATTACTCCAGTGGCTACCAAGACTGGATTAGGCAGCAGACCACCTGCATATGTCTCGAACCGGATTGCCAGCCAGGTTTAATAATTAGATTTGGAGACAGAAAGAAGTACCTGTGCTTTGATAGGCTTTAAGTAGCCTGGGTTGTTCAGATATGTAGCTCAACTGGGTAATGAACAGCTAGGCCAGTGCTATACAGAATCTACTtctttacattcttttctttttgttattttaattaattaattacttttggGGTGTGGGGCgtggtgagacagggtttctctgtgtaatagccctggttgtcctggaactcactctgtagaccaggctggcctcgaactcacagagattcacctgcttctgcctcctgagtgccgagattaaaggcattcaccaccatgcccagcaatacatttattttttgacataggATCTCACCAAGTTTTCCAGTCTGGTTTTGAACTCTCAATCTTCTTGCCCtatcctcctgtgtgctgggattacaggcatgagctatgGTGCTCAGCTAGTTCTTTTGACTTCTTACCAAGGTTTGGCTTGCCAGTGTAGAGCTTTTCATAGAGAAAGGTGTGGTCTCGGAAGCTCTGGAGCGTGTTTCCCATGGCTATGATGGACACCATAACCAGCCAGCTTCGTAACACGTTCAGGAAGCGGCTCATGATTCCCCTCAAAGAGAGGGTGCTCTGCCTTGGAAACAAAGAGGGCATAATCAAGGTACTTCCTCGTCAATCACAAGCTCTCGCACCTCTGTGGTTAATCTGTGTCCCACTCATGAGAGCTGTCCTGAGTGATACTGGCAGAGCACTCCACAAATTCCTCTCCAAGTCCTTTGGGTCCACCCTGTTTTCTTGCCACACCACTTTTACTTCAAAAGATGCCTAGAATATTTCCCCTCAGCAGAGCTATGCTGATCCTTGTTCAGAGTGACAGAGGCTAAACAAGAATGCAACGGGTAGACATTCTAGCAGGAAAGAAATGACAAGAAGAGGAACAGAAGACGTGGGGTACACTAACATCTCTATAAAGTAATAGAACGGGTTTCTGGGTAAAGCCTGTGTTCTGCCAATGCCCACTCTAGTGAGGGTGAATGAATAGTACACCCTGCAGCAGGACACAGAGCATTTACCTTTGTTCAAGTAATCCCCCAGAGAACAGTGCTGCTGTAAGGCAGACTTCCCTCGCCTTGTCTGGAATCAGTGCTATGCCTTCACCTCTTCATGCCTTTCCTTTGCCATACAAGTGGCTCAGAGGTGGTTCTAAGTCTACTCAGATACCTGGATACTGATGACGCATCCTTCTAAACTTACAGAAGCTATACCGTCCATTTGAGTGGAAGCTATGGTAGGATTGCCCAACTGGTATTCTCAGTTTGCCTCTGCGTGGTTCCCAGATATATCATGGCTCATAAACTAACACaacctaaaatattaaaaaaaaaaaaaaaaaaaaaaaaaaaaaaaaaaaaaccacttcaatGGCTTGGTGTTGGGTTGCAGGAAAAACCATACTAGTTAGCAGTTATGGGGCACTTGTGCCCTATACTTGCCCCACGTATCTGACATCGTATTTCACTGACTCCCTACATCAGGATAGGCAGGCACTACCAGTATTTCCATTTTACAGCTGGAGGTCAGAACAAATAGCTAAGTGATTTGCTTAGATTACATAGCTAATATATGGCAGAATGCCATGGCCTGTTGGACTCTGTGGAAATACTACCTCCTTAAGACTATTTTGATGCAgttcccatctttaaaaaaaaaatatttctttctttctttttttcaagacagggtctctctatgtagctttgcgcctttcctggaactcgctttgtagatcaggctggcctcaaactcacagagatcctcctgcctctgtctctgcctccggagtgctgggattaaaggcgtgcaccaccaccaccaccaccaccaccaccaccaccaccaccaccaccactgcccagctatttccttgttttaagacagggttttactatacagccctggctggtctggaactcattacatagaacaggccagcctggaa
Above is a genomic segment from Peromyscus leucopus breed LL Stock chromosome 14, UCI_PerLeu_2.1, whole genome shotgun sequence containing:
- the Erg28 gene encoding ergosterol biosynthetic protein 28 homolog; amino-acid sequence: MSRFLNVLRSWLVMVSIIAMGNTLQSFRDHTFLYEKLYTGKPNLVNGLQARTFGIWTLLSSVIRCLCAIDIHNKTLYHITLWTFLLALGHFLSELFVFGTAAPTVGVLAPLMVASLSILGMLVGLRYLEAEPVSRQKKRN